ACCAAGGTGGCGGAAACGGCGATCGCCCTGGGCGAGGACGTGTATCCCAACGTGCGCCAGAAGGAAAACGCCATCAAGGCAGAGCTGCAGCGCGAAGAAGCCCAGTTCCTCAAGACCCTAGATCGGGGCGAGAAGCTGCTGGCGGAAATCTTGGAGCGCGAAACCCAGCAAATCTCGGGCGAGGACGCCTTCAAGCTCTACGACACCTACGGCTTTCCGGTGGAGCTGACCCAAGAAATCGCCGCCGAGAAAAACCTGACGGTGGACCTGGCCGGCTTCGAGGTCGAGATGGAGAAACAGCGCGATCGCTCGCGAGACGCCCACGAAACCATCGACCTGACGGTCCAGGGCTCCCTCGACACCCTCGCAGAGCACATTCACGCCACGGAGTTTCTGGGCTACACCGAGTTTGCAGCTACGGCTCAGGTGGCCGTGCTGCTGGTCCAGGGCAAATCGGTGGAGGCGGCTGAGGCCGGGACCGAGGTGCAGATCGTCTTGAACCAAACGCCTTTCTACGCGGAGTCAGGCGGCCAAATCGGCGATCGCGGCTACCTCTCGGGCGATCAGGTGCTGGTGCGCGTGGAGGATGTCAAAAAAGAGTCGGACTTCTTTGTCCACTTTGGCCGAATCGAGCGCGGCACCCTGCAAGTGGGCGACAGCGTCACGGCCCAGATCGATCGCGCCTGCCGCCGCCGCGCCCAGGCCAATCACTCCGCGACCCACCTGCTCCAGGCCGCCCTCAAAAAAATCATCGATGACTCGATTTCCCAGGCGGGTTCCCTGGTGGACTTCGATCGCCTGCGCTTTGACTTCAACTGCCCCCGGCCCCTGACGTCCGAAGAGGTGCAGCAGGTCGAAGAGCAAGTTAATACCTGGATTGCCGAAGCCCACAGCGCCCACACGGCCGTGCTGCCCCTGGCCGAAGCCAAGGCCAAGGGCGCGGTGGCCATGTTTGGTGAGAAGTACGGCGACGAGGTGCGGGTACTGGACTTCCCGGGCGTGTCCATGGAGCTATGCGGCGGCACCCACGTCAGCAACACTGCCGAAATTGGGGTGTTCAAGATCATTTCGGAGTCCGGCGTGGCCGCGGGCGTCCGCCGCATCGAAGCGGTAGCAGGGCCGTCGGTGCTGGACTACCTGAACGTGCGCGATCGCGTGGTCAGAGACCTGGGCGATCGCTTCAAGGCCAAGCCAGAAGAGCTCCTAGAGCGCATCTCGGGCCTGCAAGCCGACCTGAAAAACACCCAGAAACAGCTAGAGGCCGCCAAGGCTGAACTGGCTCTAGCCAAGTCCGATCAGCTCCTGGGCCAAGCCGAAGCCCTGGGCTCCTTCAAGGTCCTGGTGGCTCACCTGGAAGGGGTGGACCCCGAGTCCCTGAAGACCGCCGCAGAGCGTCTGGCCCAGAAACTTGGGGAAGGGGCCGTTGTCCTGGGCTCTGTGCCCGAAGAAGGCAAGGTGAGCCTGGTGGCAGCCTTTAGCCCGGGTGTGGTGAAGGCGGGGCTGCAAGCGGGCAAATTCATTGGGGCGATCGCCAAACTGTGCGGCGGCGGCGGCGGCGGACGCCCGAACCTGGCTCAGGCCGGGGGCCGGGACGCTAGCAAGCTGCCGGAGGCCCTCGAAGCGGCCCGCCAGCAGATCCAGTCTGCTTTGCAGTAGTAAATTGCGTTAGTGCTTAATCGGCCCTGGGATCGCGTAATAGCAGTGATTCCAGGGCCTTTGTTCTTCAAGAAATCTGAGACATGACGCCTGAACTGTTGATTGGTCTGACCAGCGTGCTGGCGTTTTATCTCGCCTGGAACCTGGGCGCAAATGACGTCGCTAACTCCATGGGGACCTCGGTCGGCTCCAAGGCCATCACCCTCAAGCAGGCCATTGTCATCGCGGGAATTTTGGAGCTGGGCGGAGCGCTGCTCCTGGGGCAGCGGGTCTCGGGGACCCTGGCGACCCAGGTGGTCCAGCCCGAAAGTCTGGCTGCGTCGCCGCAGCTGTTTGTGGTGGGCATGATCATGGTGCTGGTGACCTGCGGTCTGTGGCTGCAAATCGCCACGTCGCGCGGCTGGCCGGTGTCTTCTTCCCACGCGACCCTGGGGGCGATCGCCGGCTTCGGCTGGATGGCGGCTGGAGCGGCGGCAGTGAACTGGCAGACCCTGGGCAGCGTGGCGCTAGCCTGGGTGCTCACGCCGCTGATGAGCGGGGCGATCGCCGCGGGCCTCTACGGCGCTCTGCGCCACTGGATTTTGGAGCATCCTGAGCCCCAGGCCCAGCTCGATGAATGGATTCCCTGGCTCAGCGTGGGGCTGCTCGGGGTGTTTGGGGTGCTGATCGTCCCGACCCTCAGCGAAGCGGCCTGGCTGGAGGCGCTGCCCCTGCCGGCCCACGATCCCCCGCTGCTGCTGGGCGGACTGGCGGCTGTGGGCATCACCTGGAGCAGCTGGCGGCGCCTCAGCCGCAGCGCAGGCGATCGCGCGGCCCTGGAAACGGTGCTGGGCCGGTTTCAGGTGATCAGCGCCTGCTTTGTCGCCTTTGCCCACGGCTCCAACGATGTGGGCAATGCCATCGCGCCCCTAGCGGCGATCGCCTACACCCAGCGCACCGGCAGCGTTCCCCTGGCCAATTTCAGCATCCCTTTCTGGATTTTGCTCATCGGCGGCGTTGGCATTGTCTTTGGTTTGGCAATTTTTGGCAAAAACGTCATCACCACCGTCGGCGAAGGCATTATCGCCCTCCAGCCCAGCAGCGGCTTTTGCGCGGAGCTGTCTGCTGCCACCACGGTCCTGCTGGCTTCCCACCTGGGCTTGCCGGTCTCGACCTCCCATACTCTAATTGGCGCTGTGGTGGGGATTGGGCTGCTCCAGGGCGCTGGCTCGATTCGGTTCCAGACGGTGCGAGGCATCTTGCTGGCCTGGGTGGTC
This genomic stretch from Geitlerinema sp. PCC 7407 harbors:
- the alaS gene encoding alanine--tRNA ligase — encoded protein: MSTSLSGAQIRQKFLDFFAARGHQPLPSASLVPEDPTVLLTIAGMLPFKPIFLGQRSPDFPRATTSQKCIRTNDIENVGRTARHHTFFEMLGNFSFGDYFKEQAIAWAWELSTEVLGLPPERLVVSVFEEDDEAFAIWRDQVGIPAHRIQRMGADDNFWVSGPTGPCGPCSELYYDFHPERGDAHIDLEDDSRFIEFYNLVFMQYNRDAEGNLTPLQNKNIDTGMGLERMAQILQQVPNNYETDLIFPIIKTAAEVAGIDYAQADEGTKVSLKVIGDHVRSVVHMIADGIAASNMGRGYILRRLIRRVVRHGRLIGIEGEFTTKVAETAIALGEDVYPNVRQKENAIKAELQREEAQFLKTLDRGEKLLAEILERETQQISGEDAFKLYDTYGFPVELTQEIAAEKNLTVDLAGFEVEMEKQRDRSRDAHETIDLTVQGSLDTLAEHIHATEFLGYTEFAATAQVAVLLVQGKSVEAAEAGTEVQIVLNQTPFYAESGGQIGDRGYLSGDQVLVRVEDVKKESDFFVHFGRIERGTLQVGDSVTAQIDRACRRRAQANHSATHLLQAALKKIIDDSISQAGSLVDFDRLRFDFNCPRPLTSEEVQQVEEQVNTWIAEAHSAHTAVLPLAEAKAKGAVAMFGEKYGDEVRVLDFPGVSMELCGGTHVSNTAEIGVFKIISESGVAAGVRRIEAVAGPSVLDYLNVRDRVVRDLGDRFKAKPEELLERISGLQADLKNTQKQLEAAKAELALAKSDQLLGQAEALGSFKVLVAHLEGVDPESLKTAAERLAQKLGEGAVVLGSVPEEGKVSLVAAFSPGVVKAGLQAGKFIGAIAKLCGGGGGGRPNLAQAGGRDASKLPEALEAARQQIQSALQ
- a CDS encoding inorganic phosphate transporter, whose protein sequence is MTPELLIGLTSVLAFYLAWNLGANDVANSMGTSVGSKAITLKQAIVIAGILELGGALLLGQRVSGTLATQVVQPESLAASPQLFVVGMIMVLVTCGLWLQIATSRGWPVSSSHATLGAIAGFGWMAAGAAAVNWQTLGSVALAWVLTPLMSGAIAAGLYGALRHWILEHPEPQAQLDEWIPWLSVGLLGVFGVLIVPTLSEAAWLEALPLPAHDPPLLLGGLAAVGITWSSWRRLSRSAGDRAALETVLGRFQVISACFVAFAHGSNDVGNAIAPLAAIAYTQRTGSVPLANFSIPFWILLIGGVGIVFGLAIFGKNVITTVGEGIIALQPSSGFCAELSAATTVLLASHLGLPVSTSHTLIGAVVGIGLLQGAGSIRFQTVRGILLAWVVTVPAAVGLSAGLFAIARWLWAG